A section of the Clostridium felsineum DSM 794 genome encodes:
- a CDS encoding NAD(+)/NADH kinase — protein MKSIGVNINSCKDHDGKIREYVEKVIKEENSNIKVEFYDEINYFEEACRMKPDFFIVFGGDGTILNAARNLVSCNIPIFGVNIGHLGFLSAIEFKDFKIAIQKILKGKYFLQDRTMIKCSFIKGHSKKIFYSLNEVVLYKGNMAKILKYNIDVDDKFYMGFKSDGIIISTPTGSTAHNLSAGGPIIYPNLDVVSITPICPQGLHRGSIILNGKSNITISGIDANEDVYITVDGRAPVDVKGVSFIEISELNYKCKLLKLNDYDYFDVLRKKIILRTEECEGDKY, from the coding sequence ATGAAAAGTATAGGTGTTAATATTAATTCCTGTAAAGACCATGATGGTAAAATAAGAGAATATGTAGAAAAAGTCATAAAAGAAGAAAATAGCAATATCAAAGTCGAATTTTATGATGAAATAAATTATTTTGAAGAAGCATGTAGAATGAAGCCGGATTTCTTTATTGTATTTGGAGGAGATGGCACTATTTTAAATGCTGCAAGAAATTTAGTTTCATGCAATATTCCTATATTTGGAGTGAATATAGGCCATTTGGGTTTTTTATCAGCTATAGAGTTTAAAGATTTCAAAATTGCAATACAAAAAATACTCAAGGGAAAATATTTTTTGCAAGATAGAACAATGATCAAGTGTTCGTTTATAAAAGGACACAGCAAAAAAATATTTTATTCTTTGAATGAAGTTGTTTTATATAAAGGCAATATGGCAAAAATACTAAAATATAACATAGACGTTGATGATAAATTTTATATGGGATTTAAATCAGATGGAATAATTATATCTACTCCCACAGGATCTACGGCGCATAACTTATCAGCAGGTGGTCCAATTATTTATCCTAACTTAGATGTTGTATCTATTACACCTATTTGTCCTCAAGGCCTTCACAGAGGCTCTATAATACTTAATGGTAAAAGTAATATAACAATATCAGGTATAGATGCCAATGAAGATGTATATATAACTGTAGATGGAAGAGCGCCTGTAGATGTAAAGGGAGTTTCTTTTATTGAAATTTCAGAACTTAATTATAAGTGTAAGCTTTTAAAATTAAATGATTATGACTATTTTGATGTGCTTAGGAAAAAAATAATACTTAGAACTGAAGAATGCGAAGGTGATAAATATTGA
- a CDS encoding arginine repressor, whose amino-acid sequence MKVSRHTKILEIINSKDIETQEELAEELRKSGMEVTQATVSRDIKELKLIKVLSSKGRYKYATISPTESFLSNKLVTIFSQTVLNVDRVNNFVVVKTISGSANAAAEAIDSLNLDGIAGSIAGDNTIFILSRTEEIAFTIVQRLKKMIDE is encoded by the coding sequence TTGAAGGTATCAAGACATACAAAAATTTTAGAAATTATAAATTCAAAAGATATTGAAACACAAGAAGAATTAGCAGAAGAACTAAGAAAAAGTGGAATGGAAGTTACACAAGCTACTGTATCTAGGGATATAAAAGAATTGAAGCTTATAAAAGTCCTATCCTCAAAAGGCAGATATAAATATGCAACTATTTCTCCAACAGAAAGTTTTTTGTCGAATAAATTAGTCACAATTTTTTCGCAAACAGTATTAAATGTTGACAGGGTAAATAACTTTGTTGTAGTAAAAACTATATCAGGTTCGGCAAATGCAGCAGCAGAGGCCATAGATTCATTAAATTTAGATGGAATAGCAGGATCAATAGCAGGTGATAATACTATCTTTATACTATCTAGAACCGAGGAAATAGCGTTTACAATAGTTCAAAGATTGAAAAAGATGATTGATGAATAG